The genome window CACCAATATCCGGGCAATCCGGGACTCGGTGGCAACCTGACAGCGACACATTGATCGGGGCTTTTGCCTGCGTATCGGGCAGCGTGGCTGGCGCCAGATCCGAAGGGCGCGGCGAAAACAGGATATCGCCGACCACTCAGAATCGCGGTGCAGGCCCAAGCGGCAGGAACCCGAAGGAAACCAGCCCATTTTTGAACGTCAGTGGCGCGGTCAGCACCTCGGGCGTTCCGTCCGCCGCCGCCATCGATTGGAACAGCGCGTCCAGCGTCGGCACGTATTGCGGCTGGATCATCCCGGAATCCGCGATCATCCGCGCCACGTCGCGCCATTGCGCAGATTCAAGCGTGATATCCCCGACGGGCAGGCGATCCGCCCCGATGGTGAGGGTGCCTGTCGCCGCGATCTTCACGCCGCCCCAGACAAGTGCGGCGTCGTTGAGGACGAACCGCTCGACCTGTGGCGCCGGTCCGCCATTGAATGCATGGCGATCAATGGCGCGGTCAAAGCCAAGGGTTGCATCAACCCGCAGGACCTCAAGCACCTCCGGCAATGCCCCGCCGGGATCGTAGGTGTCGCGCAGCGCCTTGGGCAACGCGATCTTTGATGCGGCGATGCCGACGTCATGGACCAGCGCCTCGCCATTTTGCCGGGTCGCGAAGCGGGCATCCTTCAGCGCAATCGCCCAGCCAAGGGTCGAGGTGACGTTTGCGGTTTCGGCAACAAAGGTCGCACGGTCCAGCGCCAGGGCGGTGCCCGGTTCGACCACCAGCGAGGCGCGCATGCGCGTGCTGTCCACCTGCAGGGTCTGACCGGGAAAGTCGAATGACTGACTGTCAGGCAACGCCGCGATCACGTGGTTCGGCTTGTAGCTAAGGGCCAGCACCTGGAAGAAAGGTGCGGTCCAGGCAAACCCGCCCAGTGGATCGGCCAGTTTCACCCCGGTGGCGGTCGTGTCGAACCGGTTTGGAAAACCGCGTGTGCCGACATCGGCAACCTCGACCTGCCAGCCCTGCGCGTGCAGATTGTCCAGCACGGCCTGCGCGCCACGTTCGACCGCTGTTGCGCCGACGAACCAGTAACCTGACCAAAGCGCGGCCAGAACCAGGATCAGAACCAGCAGTTTGCGCATCTGTCCCCTTTCGTCTGACCTACAGCAGGCTATGTAGGGGGCGGACAGCGAAAGGGCCAGCATGATGACGGCGGACAATCTGACCCCGCTTTGGGTATTCGGCTATGGCTCGCTTCTGTGGAACCCCGGATTCGAGGTTGCCGAGGCGGTGATCGCGCGGCTGCCCGGCTATCACCGCAGCTTCTGCATGCGCTCGATCCATCATCGCGGCACAATTGCCGATCCCGGGCTGGTTCTGGCGCTGGATGTCGATGCCGGGTCGGCCTGTGACGGGCTGGCCCTGCGTGCCGCGCCCGGAACCGAGGCTGCGACGTTGGAGTATCTGCGCGAGCGCGAGTTGATTTCCGCCGCCTACGTCGAACAGGTGCTGCCGCTTGACCTGAGCGATGGGCGCAATGTCCGCTCGGTCGCCTATGTCATCGACCCGGATCACGACCAGTATTGCGGCGGTCTGCCGTTCGAGGATCAGGCGCAGATCATTGCCACAGCGGTCGGCGGGCGCGGTCCGAACCACGAATATCTGACCAATACGGTGGCGCATCTGATCGAGCTTGGCATCGAAGATACCGACCTTGCGCGACTTTCCGCGCGGGTAGCGGCTTTGCGAAGTGGATAATATCTGCTTTGGTAGGCGCTGAGGGGACGCGTGTGCGCGTACCAACAGGCAGGAACTGACACAGATGGTTCAGACCCAGGCAGAGGTTCAGGCGCATTTCACCGCCCCGGTGCGGCAACTGATCACCATGATCGTCGTGCTGGGCCTTGTTGCGGGCGGAAGCTATGTGGCCTGGCCCAGCGTGTCGCCGGTGTTCCTGGCCAATCCCTGGCTGAACGGCTTCATCGCGCTGGTTTTCGTGATCGGGGTGCTCGCCTGTTTCTGGCAGGTGATCCAGCTGTTCAATTCGGTCAGCTGGGTCGAGGGGTTCGCCCAATCGCGACCGGGTCACGAGATCACGCGCGCCCCGCGCCTGCTGGCCCCGCTGGCGGCCTTGCTGCGCGCGCGGGGGGCAAAGACGACCATCGGCTCCAGCTCGTCCCGGTCGATCCTCGATTCCGTTGCAACCCGGATCGACGAGGCGCGTGATATCACGCGATATATCGTCAACTTGCTGATTTTCCTCGGCCTTCTGGGCACATTCTATGGGTTAACCACCACCGTCCCGGCGGTGGTCGAAACGATCCGCTCCCTCGCCCCGCAGGAAGGCGAAGGCGGGATCAACGTATTTTCGCGCCTGATGGACGGGTTGGAGGCGCAGTTGGGCGGCATGGGCGTTGCGTTCTCATCCTCGTTGCTGGGGTTGGCGGGATCGCTGGTGGTTGGGTTGCTGGAACTGTTCGCAAGCCACGGCCAGAACCGGTTTTACCGCGAGTTGGAGGAATGGCTGTCGTCGATCACCCGGCTTGGGTTCGGCGGCAGCGAAGACGCCAGCGGAGAGGCCGCGACCCCCACCACCATCCTGACCCATTTGGTGCACCAGATGGAGGCGCTTCAGGCACTGTTCATGGACAGCGATGCCAGCCGCGCCCAGGTTGACGAAGGCTTGGGGCGGGTCGTCACCTCGATGGAGACGCTGACCGACAAGATCGACTCCGGGCAGACCGCAAGCGATGCGGCCAATGACACGATCGTCGCGCTTGAACGGATCGCCGGTGGGCAGGAAAAGCTGCTGGAAGCGCTGGCCCATAAGGAAAAACCGCCCGTTGATGCCCCGGCCCATGACGCCGAAAGCCGGATGCACCTACGCTCCATCGATCTGCATCTGCTGCGCCTGCTGGAAGAGATGTCGGCGGGTCGTCAGGAATTTGCGCAGTGAACTCAGCCAGTTGATCAAAGCGGTGCGTGAAGCGAATGGCACCGAGCAAACCGTCCTGAAACCCGCCCTGTTCGGGCATAAGCAGAGCTAGGCCATGGCCCTGAACCGACGCGCCACGCAACGGATGTCAGGCTCGATCTGGCCGGGGTTTGTGGACGCGATGACGGCGCTGTTGCTGGTGCTGATGTTCGTGCTGACGATCTTCATGATCGTGCAATATATATTGCGCGAGACGATCACCGGGCAGGAAGACGCGCTGAGCCAGCTGAACCGCGAAAATTCCTCGTTGGAGCAGGCGAATGCGGGGCTGTCGGGCGCACTGACCAATGCGCGGGCCGAGACTGAGGCGCAGCGCGCGCTGGTGGACCTGCTGACCACGCAGACCCAGGAACAGGGCGCGGAACTGGATGCCCGCGCCGCAATGATCACCGAATTCGAAAGCAAGGTTGCCAGCCTGCTGGGCGAACGCGATGCCGCGCTGAGCGAAAGCGCCAATCTGTCGGATGCGATCATCGAGCTGGACGCGGAAAACCAGTCGATTGCCCAGCAACGGGATGCGCTGGAACTCGCGCTGGCCCGGGCCCGGACCGAGATTGACCGCGAGGCCGAGGCCGCGCGACTGGCCGCCGCGCGGCGCGAAGCGCTGGCGGCGCTGACGGCTGATCTGCGCCAACGGATTGAAGCCCGCGATCTGTCCTTGTCAGCGGCACTGGCAGAATTGTCGGAAACGCAGGACGAAGACAGTGGCCAGAACGCCGAAATCCGCGAACTGACCAATGCGCTGGCCGAGGAGGAGGCCGCACGCCTGCGCGAAGCCGCCGCCGCCGAGGCGCTGCGCGCCCGGTTGGAAGATGCTGATACCGAACTGACCGCCATGACCCTGCGCCTGGAAGAAGAACGTCGCCGGGCCGAAGAAACCCTGACCCTACTGGCGGCGGCCGAGGCCGAAGCCGATCAGTCGCTGGATGAACGCACCGCGCAGCAGCGCGAGACGGTTCGCCAGAAACGCCTTCTGGCGCTGGCGCAGGAACGCTTGAGCGAAGAAGAAGCCGTCAGCGCCGAGGCCAAACGCCAGCAGCAGTTGCTGAACGCGCAGGTGCGCGAATTGCGTGGTGAGTTAAACCGCCTGCAAGGGTTGCTGGACTTGGCCAAGGCAGAAGATGCCGCCGCACAGGTGCGGATCGAAACGCTTGGCGCAGACCTCAACCAGGCGCTGGCACGGGTGGCGGCGGAACAGACCAAGCGCGCAGAACTGGAAGAGGCGGAGCGAAAGCGTCTGGAGCGTTATCAGTCAGAGTTCTTCGGGCAGTTGCGTGACCTTTTGGGCGACCGCGAAGGGGTGCGGATCGTTGGGGACCGCTTCGTGTTCTCGTCCGAGGTTCTGTTTGATTCCGGCTCGGCAGACCTGTCGGATGAGGGGCGCGCCCAGATCGCGCGTGTGGCGCAAATCCTGTCGGACGTGTCGGGCGACATCCCGGATAATATCGACTGGGTGGTGCGGGTCGACGGGCACACGGATAACCGGCCCATCGTCAACGCCTCGACCTATGCCAACAACTGGGAGCTGAGCCAGGCGCGGGCGCTGTCTGTGGTTCTGTTCATGATCGGGGATCTGGGATTTCCGACCCGTCGGTTGGCCGCCACAGGTTTCGGAGAGTTTCAGCCGGTGGCAGAAGGCGACAGCGCCGCCGCACGGGCGCAAAACCGGCGAATCGAGCTGAAGCTGACCGAGCGATAGAAAAGATAAATGCCTCCGGCGGGGATATTTTCGACGAAAAGACGACTCAAGATCATCTTCTTTTCTTAAATACTCCCGCCGGAGGCACTTTACGTTATTCTGCCGTCAGCAACGGCGGCTTTTTGGTCGACAGGCGCGGGGCTTGCGGAGGCTCGATCTTCAGATCCAGCGTGCCGCCCTTGATGCCGACCTTGACGTTGCCGCCCTTGGCCAGCTTGCCGAACAGCAGTTCTTCGGCCAGCGGTTTCTTGATGTGTTCCTGAATGGTGCGCGCAAGGGGGCGCGCGCCCATCCGGTCATCATAGCCTTTGTCGGCCAGCCATTGCGCAGCGGGTGTGGACAGTTCGATGGTCACACCACGATCCATCAGCTGAACCTCCAGCTGCAACACGAACTTCTCGACCACTTGCAGGATCGTGTCTTTGTCGAGCGCGCCGAACGAGATCACCGCATCCAGACGGTTGCGGAATTCCGGCGTGAAGGTGCGTTCGATGGCGGCGGTATCTTCGCCTTCGCGCCGGTCGCGGCCAAATCCGATGGCGGCTTTCGCCATTTCACTGGCCCCGGCGTTCGAGGTCATGATCAGCACGACATTGCGGAAATCCACAGTGCGACCGTTGTGGTCGGTCAGTTTGCCGTGGTCCATCACCTGCAACAGGATGTTATAGACGTCGGGGTGGGCCTTCTCCATCTCGTCCAGCAGCAGCACGCAATGGGGATGCTGATCGACGCCGTCGGTCAGCATGCCGCCCTGATCAAACCCGACATAGCCCGGAGGCGCGCCGATCAGGCGGCTGACGGCGTGTTTTTCCATGTATTCGGACATGTCGAAGCGCAGCATTTCCACGCCAAGAATATCGGCGAGCTGTTTGGCAACCTCGGTCTTGCCGACGCCCGTGGGACCGGCGAACAGATAGTTGCCGATGGGCTTTTCAGGCTCGCGCAGACCGGCACGGGCCAGTTTGATGGCGGACGCCAGCGCCTCGATGGCCGTATCCTGGCCGAAGACGACGCGTTTCAGCGATTTTTCAAGATCACGCAGCACTTCCGAATCGTCCTTAGAGACGGTTTTCGGTGGGATGCGGGCGATCTTGGCCACAACGGCTTCAATCTCTTTCACGCCGATGGTTTTGCGCCGCTTGCTTTCGATCACCAGATGCTGGGCCGCGCCCGCTTCGTCGATCACGTCAATTGCGCTGTCGGGCAATTTGCGGTCGTTGATATAACGCGCGCTGAGTTCGACGGCGGTTTTCACCGCATCGGCCGTGTAGCGGATATCGTGGTGATCTTCGAAATAGGGTTTCAGCCCTTTCAGGATCTTCACCGCATCATCGACCGAGGGTTCGTTCACGTCGATCTTCTGGAACCGGCGCGACAGGGCGCGGTCCTTTTCGAAATGCTGGCGGAATTCCTTATAGGTGGTGGATCCCATGCAGCGCAGCTTGCCGCCCTGCAACGCGGGCTTCAGCAGGTTGGAGGCGTCCATCGCCCCGCCTGACGTGGCCCCGGCGCCGATCACGGTGTGAATCTCGTCAATGAACAGCACCGCGTCGTCGTGATCTTCCATCTCGGTCATCACGGCCTTCAGGCGTTCTTCGAAATCGCCGCGATAGCGGGTGCCGGCGAGCAGCGCGCCCATGTCGAGGCTGAAGATCGTGGTCCCCGACAGGACTTCGGGTGTTTCACCATTCTCGATCTTGCGGGCCAGCCCTTCGGCAATGGCGGTTTTCCCCACACCGGGGTCACCCACCAGCAGCGGGTTGTTCTTGCGGCGGCGGCACAGGACCTGCACGCAGCGCTCAACCTCGTGCTCGCGCCCGATCAGCGGGTCGACGTCGCCGTCACGCGCCTTGGCGTTCAGATCGACGCAGTATTTCGCCAGCGCGCTTTCCTTGGCCTCACCCTCGCCAGCCTCAGCAGCTTCGCCTTCGAATTCCGAGGCCCCCTGAACCGTCCGGGCTTCGCCAAAGGACGGGTCCTTGGCGACACCATGGGCGATATAGTTGACCGCATCGTAACGGGTCATGTCCTGTTCCTGCAGGAAATAGGCGGCGTTGCTTTCCCGTTCGGCAAAAATCGCCACCAGAACATTCGCGCCCGTCACCTCGGTCCGGCCCGAGCTTTGGACGTGGATCGCGGCGCGCTGGATTACGCGCTGAAAGGCCGCCGTCGGAACAGCCTCGGACCCATCAACATCCGTGACCAGCGTGGACAGGTCATCGTCGATGAAATCAACCAGCGTTTCCTTCAGCGCGGCGATATCGACCGAGCAGGCCTGCATGACGCGGGCCGCATCAGGTTCGTCAATCAACGCCAGCAGCAGATGCTCCAGCGTGGCCAGTTCGTGTTTGCGTTCATTCGCCAGCGCCAGCGCTGCGTGAATGGACTGTTCGAGCGATGTCGAAAATGATGGCACGTTGCGTGCTCCTTAACAGTGGTCCGGGGCGGGCTGCCACCGACCGGACCGTGGCCTCATAGTGTTAGAGTTTGGTTTTTATCGCGCCGCTTCAAGTGTTTTTCTTCATCTGGCCTTCACATTTCATCGCAGCGTTGCACGGATTGGTGTTCAAAAAGCGTCCTTGCGGCGGCGAATCTCGGCGAAAACTTGAGCATTTGTTGCGTTTTCCATCCCAATCGCTGCTTTCAGCGCGGCGATGCCTGCGCGCAGGAACGGATTGGTGGCCAGCTCCTCTGACAAGGTTGAGGGGACAGTGGGGGTTCCGGCTGAAGTTGCCGCCTCAACAGCGGCAGCCCTAGAGATAAGGTCGCGGTTTCCCGGTTCAATGGTCAAGGCAAAGCGCGCATTTGTCCGGGTGTATTCGTGACCCGAACAAATCACCGTTTCGGGCGGCAGGGCGGCCAGTTTGGACAGACTCTCCCACATTTGATCGAAGGTGCCTTCGAAAACGCGTCCGCAGCCCAGCGCCATCAGGCTGTCAGCGGTGAAGACGTGATCGCAGCCAGGCATGTGAAAGGCGATGTGGTTGATGGTATGGCCCGAGACGTCCAGAACCCTGGTCGCCTGACCTGCGACGGCAATCTCATCACCATCCGCGACGGCCAGGTCCAGTGCGGGCAAGCGGTGCGCATCTGCCCCGCAGCCGATGACGCGGGGGGCATAGGTGTCGCGCAGCGGGCCAAGGCCCTGGGTGTGGTCGTCATGATGGTGGGTGATCAGCACATCGCTGAGGGTCCAGCTGCGGGCCGTCAAAGCGGCCTTGATCGGGGCGGCTTCAGGCGCATCGACCAGCGCGGTTTCGCCGCTGTCGGCATTATGGATCAGGAACGCATAATTGTCCGACAGGCAGGGGACGGTCACAATCTCGACGGGCATGGCGTTTCCTTTCGTGGGCAGTATGCTTTGAGCGAGTGTTTCCGATCTGTGGCGGGGCTGCAATGCACCTTGATGTGCTTGATCTGCGCAATTTCTATTATCGCACCAGATTGGGGCGCACGGCGCAGCGCGCCATTCGCGACCAGGTTACCGCCCTCTGGCCCGAGGCGGATCGTCAAACCGTCGTTGGTTACGGATTTGCGGTTCCGATGTTGCGCCCCTATCTGGCCAAGGCCCGGCGCGTGATCGCTTTGATGCCGGGACCACAGGGCGTCATGCATTGGCCGGCCGGGGACAAGAATGTTTCGGTCCTGTGTCAGGAAACGCTCTGGCCGTTGGAAACCGGGCACGCGGACCGGCTGGTAGTGATGCACGGGCTGGAAACCAGCGATCACCCCGGCGCCTTGCTGGAGGAATGCTGGCGCGTTCTTGGCCCCGGCGGGCGGGCGTTGTTCATTGTGCCGAACCGGGCGGGCCTGTGGGCGCGGGGTGACCGGACGCCGTTTGGATTTGGCCGCCCCTATTCCACTGGTCAGCTGGAAGGATTGCTGCGACAGCACGGTTTCGTTCCCGAGCGTCACGTCGCGGCCCTTTACATGCCGCCCACGCAACGGCGGTTCTGGCTGCGCTCTGGCGCGTTCTGGGAAAAGCTGGGCAGCCGGATTTCGACCCGGATCGCCGGCGGCGTGCTTCTGGTCGAGGTAACCAAGCGTGTCGCCGCCCCGACCGGCCCCGCCACGCCCGAGCCTGCGCGCCGTCCGTTGCGGGTGCTTGACGGGCTGGCCAAACCGAGTGTCAAACCCGCCTGAGCGGTCGGATTCGCCCCGATATTCGTTGCCAATGTGGCACATTCGGTCGCAGTTAAACTCAACCCTCTGAAATCAAACGGAAACCGCCTGAAGAAAGGCGGCGTAAGACGGTTGCGGGGCGTATAACGCTCTGCTACATCGACGCTGATTTTGGATGTTGCGCCCGTGAAACGGCCCGTCCTGCCAGTTAGAACCGAGGCCCCCAACGTCCCGAAGGACGCTGCACGGGGCCTTATCATGCGGAAGGGGTGTGCGTGTCAGATTCAGCTTCTATGTCTTCCGGTATTGCCGCCCGCTATGCGACCGCGATGTTCGAACTTGCCCGCGATGCAAAGTCCATTGACGCGGTCGAGGGCGATCTGGATGCCCTTGAAGGCGCGTTGAACATCAGCGATGACCTGAGTGTTCTTATCCGCTCTCCGTTGTATTCGCGCGACGCCCAGGGCAGCGCGATTGACGCGATTGCCACCAAAATGGGCCTTGGCGATCTGGTCGGCAATACCCTGCGCCTGATGGCGGCCAAGCGCCGCCTGTTTGTCCTGCCTCAGCTGATTACCGCCCTGCGCGGGTTGATCGCTTACGAAAAGGGCGAAGTCACAGCCGATGTGCGCAGCGCCAAGGAACTCAAGCCTGCGCAACGTGACGCGCTGGCCGCCAAGCTGAAAGCCAGCATTGGCAAAGATGTTAAGATCAACACGACCGTGGATGAAAACCTCATCGGCGGTCTTGTCGTCAAAGTGGGATCGAAAATGATCGACACGTCGATCCGATCCAAACTCGCAGCCCTTCAGAACACCATGAAAGAGGTCGGATAATGGCAATCCAGGCAGCCGAGATTTCGGCGATCCTCAAGGACCAGATCAAGAATTTCGGACAAGAAGCCGAGGTGGCCGAAGTTGGCCGCGTGCTGTCCGTTGGCGACGGGATCGCCCGGGTTTATGGCCTTGATAACGTACAGGCCGGTGAAATGGTCGAATTTCCCGGTGGCATTCAGGGCATGGCCCTGAACCTGGAAAGCGACAACGTCGGTATCGTGATCTTCGGTTCTGACCAGGACATCAAGGAAGGCGACACCGTCAAGCGCACGAACTCGATCGTGGACGTGCCTGCCGGTGACGAACTGCTTGGTCGCGTCGTTGACGGCCTGGGCAACCCGATTGACGGCAAAGGCCCGATCAACACGAAAGAGCGTCGCCTGGCCGAACAAAAGGCCCCCGGCATCATCCCGCGTAAATCGGTGCATGAACCGATGGCGACCGGCCTGAAGGCCATCGACGCAATGATCCCGATTGGCCGTGGCCAGCGCGAACTGATCATCGGCGACCGTCAGACCGGCAAAACCGCCGTGGCGCTCGACACGATCCTGAACCAGAAGTCTTATAACGAGGCGGCTGGCGACGACGAAGACAAGAAGCTTTACTGCATCTATGTCGCCATCGGGCAAAAGCGTTCGACCGTGGCGCAGCTGGTGAAGAAACTGGAAGAATCCGGCGCGATTGACTATACCATTGTTGTCGCTGCGACCGCCTCGGATCCGGCCCCGCTGCAGTTCCTGGCGCCTTATTCCGCCACCGCAATGGCCGAGCATTTCCGTGACAATGGCCGCCACGCGCTGATCATCTATGATGACCTGTCCAAACAGGCCGTGTCTTACCGTCAGATGTCGCTGTTGCTGCGTCGTCCGCCGGGGCGTGAAGCCTATCCGGGTGACGTGTTCTATCTGCACTCGCGCCTGTTGGAGCGGTCTGCCAAGCTGAACGAAGACAACGGCGGCGGATCCCTGACGGCACTGCCGATCATCGAAACCCAGGGCGGCGACGTGTCGGCGTTTATTCCCACCAACGTGATTTCGATCACCGATGGTCAGATCTTCCTGGAGACCGAGCTGTTCTATCAAGGTATCCGCCCGGCTGTGAACACCGGTCTGTCGGTGTCGCGTGTGGGGTCATCCGCCCAGACCAACGCGATGAAATCCGTCGCTGGACCGGTCAAGCTGGAACTGGCGCAGTACCGCGAAATGGCCGCTTTTGCGCAGTTCGGGTCCGACCTGGACGCCGCCACCCAGCGCCTGCTGAACCGTGGTGCGCGCCTGACCGAGCTGATGAAACAGCCGCAGTATTCGCCGCTGACCAATGCCGAGATTGTGGCCGTCATCTATGCCGGTACACACGGGTATCTTGATGATCTGCCACTGGGTG of Paracoccaceae bacterium contains these proteins:
- a CDS encoding F0F1 ATP synthase subunit delta, with translation MCVSDSASMSSGIAARYATAMFELARDAKSIDAVEGDLDALEGALNISDDLSVLIRSPLYSRDAQGSAIDAIATKMGLGDLVGNTLRLMAAKRRLFVLPQLITALRGLIAYEKGEVTADVRSAKELKPAQRDALAAKLKASIGKDVKINTTVDENLIGGLVVKVGSKMIDTSIRSKLAALQNTMKEVG
- a CDS encoding gamma-glutamylcyclotransferase, which encodes MTADNLTPLWVFGYGSLLWNPGFEVAEAVIARLPGYHRSFCMRSIHHRGTIADPGLVLALDVDAGSACDGLALRAAPGTEAATLEYLRERELISAAYVEQVLPLDLSDGRNVRSVAYVIDPDHDQYCGGLPFEDQAQIIATAVGGRGPNHEYLTNTVAHLIELGIEDTDLARLSARVAALRSG
- a CDS encoding DUF2125 domain-containing protein; translated protein: MSAVIMLALSLSAPYIACCRSDERGQMRKLLVLILVLAALWSGYWFVGATAVERGAQAVLDNLHAQGWQVEVADVGTRGFPNRFDTTATGVKLADPLGGFAWTAPFFQVLALSYKPNHVIAALPDSQSFDFPGQTLQVDSTRMRASLVVEPGTALALDRATFVAETANVTSTLGWAIALKDARFATRQNGEALVHDVGIAASKIALPKALRDTYDPGGALPEVLEVLRVDATLGFDRAIDRHAFNGGPAPQVERFVLNDAALVWGGVKIAATGTLTIGADRLPVGDITLESAQWRDVARMIADSGMIQPQYVPTLDALFQSMAAADGTPEVLTAPLTFKNGLVSFGFLPLGPAPRF
- the gloB gene encoding hydroxyacylglutathione hydrolase, translated to MPVEIVTVPCLSDNYAFLIHNADSGETALVDAPEAAPIKAALTARSWTLSDVLITHHHDDHTQGLGPLRDTYAPRVIGCGADAHRLPALDLAVADGDEIAVAGQATRVLDVSGHTINHIAFHMPGCDHVFTADSLMALGCGRVFEGTFDQMWESLSKLAALPPETVICSGHEYTRTNARFALTIEPGNRDLISRAAAVEAATSAGTPTVPSTLSEELATNPFLRAGIAALKAAIGMENATNAQVFAEIRRRKDAF
- a CDS encoding peptidoglycan -binding protein, whose translation is MALNRRATQRMSGSIWPGFVDAMTALLLVLMFVLTIFMIVQYILRETITGQEDALSQLNRENSSLEQANAGLSGALTNARAETEAQRALVDLLTTQTQEQGAELDARAAMITEFESKVASLLGERDAALSESANLSDAIIELDAENQSIAQQRDALELALARARTEIDREAEAARLAAARREALAALTADLRQRIEARDLSLSAALAELSETQDEDSGQNAEIRELTNALAEEEAARLREAAAAEALRARLEDADTELTAMTLRLEEERRRAEETLTLLAAAEAEADQSLDERTAQQRETVRQKRLLALAQERLSEEEAVSAEAKRQQQLLNAQVRELRGELNRLQGLLDLAKAEDAAAQVRIETLGADLNQALARVAAEQTKRAELEEAERKRLERYQSEFFGQLRDLLGDREGVRIVGDRFVFSSEVLFDSGSADLSDEGRAQIARVAQILSDVSGDIPDNIDWVVRVDGHTDNRPIVNASTYANNWELSQARALSVVLFMIGDLGFPTRRLAATGFGEFQPVAEGDSAAARAQNRRIELKLTER
- a CDS encoding methyltransferase domain-containing protein, with product MHLDVLDLRNFYYRTRLGRTAQRAIRDQVTALWPEADRQTVVGYGFAVPMLRPYLAKARRVIALMPGPQGVMHWPAGDKNVSVLCQETLWPLETGHADRLVVMHGLETSDHPGALLEECWRVLGPGGRALFIVPNRAGLWARGDRTPFGFGRPYSTGQLEGLLRQHGFVPERHVAALYMPPTQRRFWLRSGAFWEKLGSRISTRIAGGVLLVEVTKRVAAPTGPATPEPARRPLRVLDGLAKPSVKPA
- a CDS encoding F0F1 ATP synthase subunit alpha produces the protein MAIQAAEISAILKDQIKNFGQEAEVAEVGRVLSVGDGIARVYGLDNVQAGEMVEFPGGIQGMALNLESDNVGIVIFGSDQDIKEGDTVKRTNSIVDVPAGDELLGRVVDGLGNPIDGKGPINTKERRLAEQKAPGIIPRKSVHEPMATGLKAIDAMIPIGRGQRELIIGDRQTGKTAVALDTILNQKSYNEAAGDDEDKKLYCIYVAIGQKRSTVAQLVKKLEESGAIDYTIVVAATASDPAPLQFLAPYSATAMAEHFRDNGRHALIIYDDLSKQAVSYRQMSLLLRRPPGREAYPGDVFYLHSRLLERSAKLNEDNGGGSLTALPIIETQGGDVSAFIPTNVISITDGQIFLETELFYQGIRPAVNTGLSVSRVGSSAQTNAMKSVAGPVKLELAQYREMAAFAQFGSDLDAATQRLLNRGARLTELMKQPQYSPLTNAEIVAVIYAGTHGYLDDLPLGDVGRFEAGLLNHLRGNASDVLDMITNDDPKIKGDAEDKLKAAIDAFAGDFS
- the clpA gene encoding ATP-dependent Clp protease ATP-binding subunit ClpA, whose protein sequence is MPSFSTSLEQSIHAALALANERKHELATLEHLLLALIDEPDAARVMQACSVDIAALKETLVDFIDDDLSTLVTDVDGSEAVPTAAFQRVIQRAAIHVQSSGRTEVTGANVLVAIFAERESNAAYFLQEQDMTRYDAVNYIAHGVAKDPSFGEARTVQGASEFEGEAAEAGEGEAKESALAKYCVDLNAKARDGDVDPLIGREHEVERCVQVLCRRRKNNPLLVGDPGVGKTAIAEGLARKIENGETPEVLSGTTIFSLDMGALLAGTRYRGDFEERLKAVMTEMEDHDDAVLFIDEIHTVIGAGATSGGAMDASNLLKPALQGGKLRCMGSTTYKEFRQHFEKDRALSRRFQKIDVNEPSVDDAVKILKGLKPYFEDHHDIRYTADAVKTAVELSARYINDRKLPDSAIDVIDEAGAAQHLVIESKRRKTIGVKEIEAVVAKIARIPPKTVSKDDSEVLRDLEKSLKRVVFGQDTAIEALASAIKLARAGLREPEKPIGNYLFAGPTGVGKTEVAKQLADILGVEMLRFDMSEYMEKHAVSRLIGAPPGYVGFDQGGMLTDGVDQHPHCVLLLDEMEKAHPDVYNILLQVMDHGKLTDHNGRTVDFRNVVLIMTSNAGASEMAKAAIGFGRDRREGEDTAAIERTFTPEFRNRLDAVISFGALDKDTILQVVEKFVLQLEVQLMDRGVTIELSTPAAQWLADKGYDDRMGARPLARTIQEHIKKPLAEELLFGKLAKGGNVKVGIKGGTLDLKIEPPQAPRLSTKKPPLLTAE